The following coding sequences are from one Cervus canadensis isolate Bull #8, Minnesota chromosome 4, ASM1932006v1, whole genome shotgun sequence window:
- the TUBB4A gene encoding tubulin beta-4A chain produces MREIVHLQAGQCGNQIGAKFWEVISDEHGIDPTGTYHGDSDLQLERINVYYNEATGGNYVPRAVLVDLEPGTMDSVRSGPFGQIFRPDNFVFGQSGAGNNWAKGHYTEGAELVDAVLDVVRKEAESCDCLQGFQLTHSLGGGTGSGMGTLLISKIREEFPDRIMNTFSVVPSPKVSDTVVEPYNATLSVHQLVENTDETYCIDNEALYDICFRTLKLTTPTYGDLNHLVSATMSGVTTCLRFPGQLNADLRKLAVNMVPFPRLHFFMPGFAPLTSRGSQQYRALTVPELTQQMFDAKNMMAACDPRHGRYLTVAAVFRGRMSMKEVDEQMLSVQSKNSSYFVEWIPNNVKTAVCDIPPRGLKMAATFIGNSTAIQELFKRISEQFTAMFRRKAFLHWYTGEGMDEMEFTEAESNMNDLVSEYQQYQDATAEEGEFEEEAEEEVA; encoded by the exons ATGCGGGAGATTGTGCACCTGCAGGCCGGCCAGTGCGGCAACCAGATCGGAGCCAAG TTTTGGGAGGTGATCAGTGATGAGCATGGCATTGATCCCACGGGCACGTACCACGGGGACAGTGACCTCCAGCTGGAGAGAATCAACGTGTACTACAATGAGGCCACTG GAGGAAATTACGTGCCCAGAGCTGTCCTGGTGGACCTTGAGCCAGGCACCATGGACTCTGTCCGCTCTGGCCCCTTCGGCCAGATCTTTCGCCCTGACAATTTTGTGTTTG gcCAGTCTGGAGCCGGCAACAACTGGGCCAAAGGCCACTACACAGAGGGTGCCGAACTGGTGGACGCCGTCCTGGACGTGGTTCGGAAGGAGGCTGAGAGTTGTGACTGCCTGCAGGGCTTCCAGCTGACCCACTCACTGGGCGGGGGTACAGGGTCTGGAATGGGGACCCTCCTCATCAGCAAGATCCGCGAGGAGTTCCCCGACCGCATCATGAACACCTTCAGCGTGGTGCCGTCACCCAAGGTGTCGGACACGGTGGTGGAGCCCTACAACGCCACCCTGTCCGTGCACCAGCTGGTGGAGAACACGGACGAGACCTACTGCATCGACAATGAAGCGCTGTATGACATCTGCTTCCGCACCCTGAAACTGACCACGCCCACCTACGGGGACCTCAACCACCTGGTGTCGGCAACCATGAGCGGGGTCACCACCTGCCTGCGCTTCCCGGGCCAGCTCAACGCCGACCTGCGCAAGCTGGCCGTGAACATGGTGCCCTTCCCACGCCTGCACTTCTTCATGCCCGGCTTCGCCCCACTGACCAGCCGGGGCAGCCAGCAGTACAGGGCACTGACCGTCCCCGAGCTGACCCAGCAGATGTTCGATGCCAAGAACATGATGGCCGCGTGCGACCCACGCCACGGCCGCTACCTGACCGTGGCCGCCGTCTTCCGGGGCCGCATGTCCATGAAGGAGGTGGATGAGCAGATGCTGAGCGTGCAGAGCAAGAACAGCAGCTACTTCGTGGAGTGGATCCCCAACAACGTGAAGACGGCCGTGTGCGACATCCCGCCCCGAGGCCTGAAGATGGCCGCCACCTTCATTGGCAACAGCACGGCCATCCAGGAGCTGTTTAAGCGCATCTCGGAGCAGTTCACGGCCATGTTCCGGCGCAAGGCCTTCCTGCACTGGTACACGGGCGAGGGCATGGACGAGATGGAGTTCACTGAGGCCGAGAGCAACATGAACGACCTGGTGTCCGAGTACCAGCAGTACCAGGACGCCACGGCCGAGGAGGGCGAGTTtgaggaggaggctgaggaggaggTGGCCTAG